A part of Acropora palmata chromosome 8, jaAcrPala1.3, whole genome shotgun sequence genomic DNA contains:
- the LOC141889245 gene encoding general transcription and DNA repair factor IIH helicase subunit XPD-like isoform X1, protein MKLNIDGLLVYFPYDYIYPEQYSYMMELKRTLDAKGHCLLEMPSGTGKTISLLSLIVAYILTKPLELSKLIYCSRTVPELEKVLEELKVLLEYYEKETGQIPKLTGLGLSSRKNLCIHPEVSAEREGKKVDGECLGLTASYVRLRHKEDKSVPVCPFYESFDSHGKEEKLAPGVYNLDDLKVVGGNRGWCPYFLARHAIYHANVVVYSYHYLLDPKIADLVSKELEKSSVVVFDEAHNIDNVCIDSMSVTISRRTLDKSHGNVEALARTIRSIKERDAGKLREEYNKLVQGLRDINAARETDMVLSNPVLPDEVLEEAVPGNIRQAEHFVNFMRRFVEYLKTRLRVQHVIQESPPSFLQHVFQQVCIERKPLRFCAERLSSLLHTLELPDVQDYGPLTLIANFATLVSTYNKGFNLIIEPFDDRTPTIPNPILHFSCMDASIAIKPVFDRFQSVVITSGTLSPIDMYPKILDFRPVTMATFTMTLARICLCPMIVGRGNDQVAMTTKFETRDDMSVIRNYGNLLAEMSGVVPDGIVCFFTSYQYMEAVVSIWHDQGIISNIQRNKLLFIETQDAAETSLALHNYQKACENGRGAILLSVARGKVSEGIDFDHHFGRAVIMFGIPYVYTQSRILKARLEYLRAQFNIRENDFLTFDAMRHAAQCVGRAIRGKTDYGIMVFADKRFFKVDKRGKLPKWIQEYLKEGVCNLSIDEAVQISKRFLRQMAQPFDKGDQLGLSLLTVEQVESEEFQKRILQTAVA, encoded by the exons ATGAA GTTGAATATCGACGGTCTTCTTGTATATTTCCCCTATGACTACATATACCCAGAGCAATACTCTTACATGATGGAGTTAAAAAGAACTTTAGATGCCAAG GGCCACTGTCTTCTTGAGATGCCTTCTGGAACTGGCAAAACAATTTCATTGCTCTCCTTGATTGTTGCTTATATTTTG ACCAAACCACTTGAGTTGTCAAAACTCATTTACTGCTCTCGTACTGTTCCAGAGTTAGAAAAG GTTCTAGAGGAGCTTAAAGTTCTTTTGGAAtattatgaaaaagaaactggACAGATACCCAAGCTAACAGGTTTAGGACTCAGCTCCAGAAAAAATCTTTGCATTCATCCTGAG GTAAGTGCAGAAAGAGAAGGCAAGAAAGTGGATGGGGAGTGTTTAGGGTTGACAGCATCATATGTTCGCTTGAGGCATAAAGAAGACAAGTCTGTTCCTGTGTGTCCATTTTATGAG TCTTTTGACAGTCATGGCAAGGAGGAGAAACTTGCACCAGGAGTATATAACTTG GATGATCTCAAGGTGGTTGGTGGCAACAGGGGTTGGTGTCCGTATTTTCTGGCACGACATGCC atttatcatgcaaatgttgTTGTGTACAGCTATCATTACTTGTTGGATCCAAAAATAGCTGACCTTGTTTCCAAAGAACTGGAGAAAAGCTCTGTTGTTGTGTTCGACGAAGCCCACAATATTG ATAATGTATGCATTGATTCAATGAGTGTGACGATATCAAGGAGAACATTAGACAAGAGCCATGGCAACGTAGAAGCATTGGCAAGAACAATAAGGAG TATTAAGGAACGAGATGCTGGTAAACTAAGGGAGGAGTACAACAAACTTGTTCAAGGCCTACGTGACATAAATGCTGCAAGAGAAACTGACATGGTTTTATCAAATCCAGTGCTTCCAGATGAGGTGTTAGAGGAGGCTGTCCCTGGGAATATACGTCAAGCTGAacattttgtgaattttatgAGGAGATTTGTTGAATATTTAAAGACACGACTCAGAGTACAACATGTCATACAAGAAAGTCCGCCATCATTTTTACAACATGTATTCCAGCAAGTCTGCATTGAAAGAAAACCTCTCAG GTTCTGTGCCGAGCGATTGAGCTCCCTGTTGCATACATTGGAACTCCCAGATGTTCAAGATTATGGACCTCTTACACTGATTGCAAATTTTGCCACCCTTGTAAGCACTTACAATAAag GGTTTAATCTTATTATTGAACCCTTTGATGACAGAACGCCAACTATACCCAACCCTATTCTCCACTTCAG TTGTATGGATGCCTCCATTGCTATAAAGCCTGTGTTTGATAGATTTCAGTCTGTAGTCATCACATCAGGG ACCTTGTCACCAATAGATATGTACCCCAAGATTCTTGACTTTCGCCCTGTCACCATGGCAACATTTACCATGACTCTTGCCAGAATTTGCCTTTGTCCCATG ATTGTGGGCAGGGGAAACGACCAAGTTGCCATGACAACAAAGTTTGAAACACGAGATGACATGT CTGTAATCCGTAACTATGGCAACCTTTTGGCAGAAATGTCAGGAGTGGTGCCTGATGGGATTGTCTGTTTCTTCACCAGTTACCAGTACATG GAGGCAGTTGTTTCCATTTGGCACGATCag GGTATTATTAGCAACATTCAAAGAAACAAGCTGCTTTTCATTGAAACACAGGATGCAGCAGAAACCAGTTTAGCCCTTCATAATTATCAAAAG GCTTGTGAAAATGGAAGAGGTGCTATATTACTTTCAGTAGCAAGAGGAAAAGTTTCCGAGGGAATCGATTTCG ATCACCACTTTGGTAGGGCGGTCATAATGTTTGGTATTCCTTATGTCTACACACAAAGCAGAATTTTAAAG gcGAGACTTGAGTATCTTAGAGCGCAGTTTAACATCAGAGAAAACGACTTCCTTACTTTTGACGCTATGAGGCATGCAGCTCag TGCGTTGGTCGAGCCATCCGAGGAAAAACAGATTATGGGATCATGGTATTTGCTGACAAG aGGTTTTTTAAAGTTGATAAAAGAGGCAAACTACCAAAGTGGATTCAG GAATACTTAAAAGAGGGCGTCTGCAACCTCTCTATTGACGAAGCAGTTCAA ATTAGTAAGAGGTTCCTGAGGCAAATGGCTCAACCTTTTGATAAG GGTGATCAACTTGGCCTGTCGCTTCTTACTGTGGAGCAGGTGGAATCTGAAGAGTTTCAGAAACGAATCTTACAGACGGCTGTTGCTTAA
- the LOC141889245 gene encoding general transcription and DNA repair factor IIH helicase subunit XPD-like isoform X3: MKLNIDGLLVYFPYDYIYPEQYSYMMELKRTLDAKGHCLLEMPSGTGKTISLLSLIVAYILTKPLELSKLIYCSRTVPELEKVLEELKVLLEYYEKETGQIPKLTGLGLSSRKNLCIHPEVSAEREGKKVDGECLGLTASYVRLRHKEDKSVPVCPFYESFDSHGKEEKLAPGVYNLDDLKVVGGNRGWCPYFLARHAIYHANVVVYSYHYLLDPKIADLVSKELEKSSVVVFDEAHNIDNVCIDSMSVTISRRTLDKSHGNVEALARTIRSIKERDAGKLREEYNKLVQGLRDINAARETDMVLSNPVLPDEVLEEAVPGNIRQAEHFVNFMRRFVEYLKTRLRVQHVIQESPPSFLQHVFQQVCIERKPLRFCAERLSSLLHTLELPDVQDYGPLTLIANFATLVSTYNKGFNLIIEPFDDRTPTIPNPILHFSCMDASIAIKPVFDRFQSVVITSGTLSPIDMYPKILDFRPVTMATFTMTLARICLCPMIVGRGNDQVAMTTKFETRDDMSVIRNYGNLLAEMSGVVPDGIVCFFTSYQYMEAVVSIWHDQGIISNIQRNKLLFIETQDAAETSLALHNYQKACENGRGAILLSVARGKVSEGIDFDHHFGRAVIMFGIPYVYTQSRILKARLEYLRAQFNIRENDFLTFDAMRHAAQCVGRAIRGKTDYGIMVFADKRFFKVDKRGKLPKWIQEYLKEGVCNLSIDEAVQFFTRLKGLGNREEGNWNEFVWPI, encoded by the exons ATGAA GTTGAATATCGACGGTCTTCTTGTATATTTCCCCTATGACTACATATACCCAGAGCAATACTCTTACATGATGGAGTTAAAAAGAACTTTAGATGCCAAG GGCCACTGTCTTCTTGAGATGCCTTCTGGAACTGGCAAAACAATTTCATTGCTCTCCTTGATTGTTGCTTATATTTTG ACCAAACCACTTGAGTTGTCAAAACTCATTTACTGCTCTCGTACTGTTCCAGAGTTAGAAAAG GTTCTAGAGGAGCTTAAAGTTCTTTTGGAAtattatgaaaaagaaactggACAGATACCCAAGCTAACAGGTTTAGGACTCAGCTCCAGAAAAAATCTTTGCATTCATCCTGAG GTAAGTGCAGAAAGAGAAGGCAAGAAAGTGGATGGGGAGTGTTTAGGGTTGACAGCATCATATGTTCGCTTGAGGCATAAAGAAGACAAGTCTGTTCCTGTGTGTCCATTTTATGAG TCTTTTGACAGTCATGGCAAGGAGGAGAAACTTGCACCAGGAGTATATAACTTG GATGATCTCAAGGTGGTTGGTGGCAACAGGGGTTGGTGTCCGTATTTTCTGGCACGACATGCC atttatcatgcaaatgttgTTGTGTACAGCTATCATTACTTGTTGGATCCAAAAATAGCTGACCTTGTTTCCAAAGAACTGGAGAAAAGCTCTGTTGTTGTGTTCGACGAAGCCCACAATATTG ATAATGTATGCATTGATTCAATGAGTGTGACGATATCAAGGAGAACATTAGACAAGAGCCATGGCAACGTAGAAGCATTGGCAAGAACAATAAGGAG TATTAAGGAACGAGATGCTGGTAAACTAAGGGAGGAGTACAACAAACTTGTTCAAGGCCTACGTGACATAAATGCTGCAAGAGAAACTGACATGGTTTTATCAAATCCAGTGCTTCCAGATGAGGTGTTAGAGGAGGCTGTCCCTGGGAATATACGTCAAGCTGAacattttgtgaattttatgAGGAGATTTGTTGAATATTTAAAGACACGACTCAGAGTACAACATGTCATACAAGAAAGTCCGCCATCATTTTTACAACATGTATTCCAGCAAGTCTGCATTGAAAGAAAACCTCTCAG GTTCTGTGCCGAGCGATTGAGCTCCCTGTTGCATACATTGGAACTCCCAGATGTTCAAGATTATGGACCTCTTACACTGATTGCAAATTTTGCCACCCTTGTAAGCACTTACAATAAag GGTTTAATCTTATTATTGAACCCTTTGATGACAGAACGCCAACTATACCCAACCCTATTCTCCACTTCAG TTGTATGGATGCCTCCATTGCTATAAAGCCTGTGTTTGATAGATTTCAGTCTGTAGTCATCACATCAGGG ACCTTGTCACCAATAGATATGTACCCCAAGATTCTTGACTTTCGCCCTGTCACCATGGCAACATTTACCATGACTCTTGCCAGAATTTGCCTTTGTCCCATG ATTGTGGGCAGGGGAAACGACCAAGTTGCCATGACAACAAAGTTTGAAACACGAGATGACATGT CTGTAATCCGTAACTATGGCAACCTTTTGGCAGAAATGTCAGGAGTGGTGCCTGATGGGATTGTCTGTTTCTTCACCAGTTACCAGTACATG GAGGCAGTTGTTTCCATTTGGCACGATCag GGTATTATTAGCAACATTCAAAGAAACAAGCTGCTTTTCATTGAAACACAGGATGCAGCAGAAACCAGTTTAGCCCTTCATAATTATCAAAAG GCTTGTGAAAATGGAAGAGGTGCTATATTACTTTCAGTAGCAAGAGGAAAAGTTTCCGAGGGAATCGATTTCG ATCACCACTTTGGTAGGGCGGTCATAATGTTTGGTATTCCTTATGTCTACACACAAAGCAGAATTTTAAAG gcGAGACTTGAGTATCTTAGAGCGCAGTTTAACATCAGAGAAAACGACTTCCTTACTTTTGACGCTATGAGGCATGCAGCTCag TGCGTTGGTCGAGCCATCCGAGGAAAAACAGATTATGGGATCATGGTATTTGCTGACAAG aGGTTTTTTAAAGTTGATAAAAGAGGCAAACTACCAAAGTGGATTCAG GAATACTTAAAAGAGGGCGTCTGCAACCTCTCTATTGACGAAGCAGTTCAA TTCTTCACGCGACTAAAGGGACTGGGAAACCGGGAGGAAGGAAATTGGAACGAATTCGTCTGGCCCATCTAG
- the LOC141889245 gene encoding general transcription and DNA repair factor IIH helicase subunit XPD-like isoform X4: protein MPSGTGKTISLLSLIVAYILTKPLELSKLIYCSRTVPELEKVLEELKVLLEYYEKETGQIPKLTGLGLSSRKNLCIHPEVSAEREGKKVDGECLGLTASYVRLRHKEDKSVPVCPFYESFDSHGKEEKLAPGVYNLDDLKVVGGNRGWCPYFLARHAIYHANVVVYSYHYLLDPKIADLVSKELEKSSVVVFDEAHNIDNVCIDSMSVTISRRTLDKSHGNVEALARTIRSIKERDAGKLREEYNKLVQGLRDINAARETDMVLSNPVLPDEVLEEAVPGNIRQAEHFVNFMRRFVEYLKTRLRVQHVIQESPPSFLQHVFQQVCIERKPLRFCAERLSSLLHTLELPDVQDYGPLTLIANFATLVSTYNKGFNLIIEPFDDRTPTIPNPILHFSCMDASIAIKPVFDRFQSVVITSGTLSPIDMYPKILDFRPVTMATFTMTLARICLCPMIVGRGNDQVAMTTKFETRDDMSVIRNYGNLLAEMSGVVPDGIVCFFTSYQYMEAVVSIWHDQGIISNIQRNKLLFIETQDAAETSLALHNYQKACENGRGAILLSVARGKVSEGIDFDHHFGRAVIMFGIPYVYTQSRILKARLEYLRAQFNIRENDFLTFDAMRHAAQCVGRAIRGKTDYGIMVFADKRFFKVDKRGKLPKWIQEYLKEGVCNLSIDEAVQISKRFLRQMAQPFDKGDQLGLSLLTVEQVESEEFQKRILQTAVA from the exons ATGCCTTCTGGAACTGGCAAAACAATTTCATTGCTCTCCTTGATTGTTGCTTATATTTTG ACCAAACCACTTGAGTTGTCAAAACTCATTTACTGCTCTCGTACTGTTCCAGAGTTAGAAAAG GTTCTAGAGGAGCTTAAAGTTCTTTTGGAAtattatgaaaaagaaactggACAGATACCCAAGCTAACAGGTTTAGGACTCAGCTCCAGAAAAAATCTTTGCATTCATCCTGAG GTAAGTGCAGAAAGAGAAGGCAAGAAAGTGGATGGGGAGTGTTTAGGGTTGACAGCATCATATGTTCGCTTGAGGCATAAAGAAGACAAGTCTGTTCCTGTGTGTCCATTTTATGAG TCTTTTGACAGTCATGGCAAGGAGGAGAAACTTGCACCAGGAGTATATAACTTG GATGATCTCAAGGTGGTTGGTGGCAACAGGGGTTGGTGTCCGTATTTTCTGGCACGACATGCC atttatcatgcaaatgttgTTGTGTACAGCTATCATTACTTGTTGGATCCAAAAATAGCTGACCTTGTTTCCAAAGAACTGGAGAAAAGCTCTGTTGTTGTGTTCGACGAAGCCCACAATATTG ATAATGTATGCATTGATTCAATGAGTGTGACGATATCAAGGAGAACATTAGACAAGAGCCATGGCAACGTAGAAGCATTGGCAAGAACAATAAGGAG TATTAAGGAACGAGATGCTGGTAAACTAAGGGAGGAGTACAACAAACTTGTTCAAGGCCTACGTGACATAAATGCTGCAAGAGAAACTGACATGGTTTTATCAAATCCAGTGCTTCCAGATGAGGTGTTAGAGGAGGCTGTCCCTGGGAATATACGTCAAGCTGAacattttgtgaattttatgAGGAGATTTGTTGAATATTTAAAGACACGACTCAGAGTACAACATGTCATACAAGAAAGTCCGCCATCATTTTTACAACATGTATTCCAGCAAGTCTGCATTGAAAGAAAACCTCTCAG GTTCTGTGCCGAGCGATTGAGCTCCCTGTTGCATACATTGGAACTCCCAGATGTTCAAGATTATGGACCTCTTACACTGATTGCAAATTTTGCCACCCTTGTAAGCACTTACAATAAag GGTTTAATCTTATTATTGAACCCTTTGATGACAGAACGCCAACTATACCCAACCCTATTCTCCACTTCAG TTGTATGGATGCCTCCATTGCTATAAAGCCTGTGTTTGATAGATTTCAGTCTGTAGTCATCACATCAGGG ACCTTGTCACCAATAGATATGTACCCCAAGATTCTTGACTTTCGCCCTGTCACCATGGCAACATTTACCATGACTCTTGCCAGAATTTGCCTTTGTCCCATG ATTGTGGGCAGGGGAAACGACCAAGTTGCCATGACAACAAAGTTTGAAACACGAGATGACATGT CTGTAATCCGTAACTATGGCAACCTTTTGGCAGAAATGTCAGGAGTGGTGCCTGATGGGATTGTCTGTTTCTTCACCAGTTACCAGTACATG GAGGCAGTTGTTTCCATTTGGCACGATCag GGTATTATTAGCAACATTCAAAGAAACAAGCTGCTTTTCATTGAAACACAGGATGCAGCAGAAACCAGTTTAGCCCTTCATAATTATCAAAAG GCTTGTGAAAATGGAAGAGGTGCTATATTACTTTCAGTAGCAAGAGGAAAAGTTTCCGAGGGAATCGATTTCG ATCACCACTTTGGTAGGGCGGTCATAATGTTTGGTATTCCTTATGTCTACACACAAAGCAGAATTTTAAAG gcGAGACTTGAGTATCTTAGAGCGCAGTTTAACATCAGAGAAAACGACTTCCTTACTTTTGACGCTATGAGGCATGCAGCTCag TGCGTTGGTCGAGCCATCCGAGGAAAAACAGATTATGGGATCATGGTATTTGCTGACAAG aGGTTTTTTAAAGTTGATAAAAGAGGCAAACTACCAAAGTGGATTCAG GAATACTTAAAAGAGGGCGTCTGCAACCTCTCTATTGACGAAGCAGTTCAA ATTAGTAAGAGGTTCCTGAGGCAAATGGCTCAACCTTTTGATAAG GGTGATCAACTTGGCCTGTCGCTTCTTACTGTGGAGCAGGTGGAATCTGAAGAGTTTCAGAAACGAATCTTACAGACGGCTGTTGCTTAA
- the LOC141889245 gene encoding general transcription and DNA repair factor IIH helicase subunit XPD-like isoform X2, translated as MLNIDGLLVYFPYDYIYPEQYSYMMELKRTLDAKGHCLLEMPSGTGKTISLLSLIVAYILTKPLELSKLIYCSRTVPELEKVLEELKVLLEYYEKETGQIPKLTGLGLSSRKNLCIHPEVSAEREGKKVDGECLGLTASYVRLRHKEDKSVPVCPFYESFDSHGKEEKLAPGVYNLDDLKVVGGNRGWCPYFLARHAIYHANVVVYSYHYLLDPKIADLVSKELEKSSVVVFDEAHNIDNVCIDSMSVTISRRTLDKSHGNVEALARTIRSIKERDAGKLREEYNKLVQGLRDINAARETDMVLSNPVLPDEVLEEAVPGNIRQAEHFVNFMRRFVEYLKTRLRVQHVIQESPPSFLQHVFQQVCIERKPLRFCAERLSSLLHTLELPDVQDYGPLTLIANFATLVSTYNKGFNLIIEPFDDRTPTIPNPILHFSCMDASIAIKPVFDRFQSVVITSGTLSPIDMYPKILDFRPVTMATFTMTLARICLCPMIVGRGNDQVAMTTKFETRDDMSVIRNYGNLLAEMSGVVPDGIVCFFTSYQYMEAVVSIWHDQGIISNIQRNKLLFIETQDAAETSLALHNYQKACENGRGAILLSVARGKVSEGIDFDHHFGRAVIMFGIPYVYTQSRILKARLEYLRAQFNIRENDFLTFDAMRHAAQCVGRAIRGKTDYGIMVFADKRFFKVDKRGKLPKWIQEYLKEGVCNLSIDEAVQISKRFLRQMAQPFDKGDQLGLSLLTVEQVESEEFQKRILQTAVA; from the exons AT GTTGAATATCGACGGTCTTCTTGTATATTTCCCCTATGACTACATATACCCAGAGCAATACTCTTACATGATGGAGTTAAAAAGAACTTTAGATGCCAAG GGCCACTGTCTTCTTGAGATGCCTTCTGGAACTGGCAAAACAATTTCATTGCTCTCCTTGATTGTTGCTTATATTTTG ACCAAACCACTTGAGTTGTCAAAACTCATTTACTGCTCTCGTACTGTTCCAGAGTTAGAAAAG GTTCTAGAGGAGCTTAAAGTTCTTTTGGAAtattatgaaaaagaaactggACAGATACCCAAGCTAACAGGTTTAGGACTCAGCTCCAGAAAAAATCTTTGCATTCATCCTGAG GTAAGTGCAGAAAGAGAAGGCAAGAAAGTGGATGGGGAGTGTTTAGGGTTGACAGCATCATATGTTCGCTTGAGGCATAAAGAAGACAAGTCTGTTCCTGTGTGTCCATTTTATGAG TCTTTTGACAGTCATGGCAAGGAGGAGAAACTTGCACCAGGAGTATATAACTTG GATGATCTCAAGGTGGTTGGTGGCAACAGGGGTTGGTGTCCGTATTTTCTGGCACGACATGCC atttatcatgcaaatgttgTTGTGTACAGCTATCATTACTTGTTGGATCCAAAAATAGCTGACCTTGTTTCCAAAGAACTGGAGAAAAGCTCTGTTGTTGTGTTCGACGAAGCCCACAATATTG ATAATGTATGCATTGATTCAATGAGTGTGACGATATCAAGGAGAACATTAGACAAGAGCCATGGCAACGTAGAAGCATTGGCAAGAACAATAAGGAG TATTAAGGAACGAGATGCTGGTAAACTAAGGGAGGAGTACAACAAACTTGTTCAAGGCCTACGTGACATAAATGCTGCAAGAGAAACTGACATGGTTTTATCAAATCCAGTGCTTCCAGATGAGGTGTTAGAGGAGGCTGTCCCTGGGAATATACGTCAAGCTGAacattttgtgaattttatgAGGAGATTTGTTGAATATTTAAAGACACGACTCAGAGTACAACATGTCATACAAGAAAGTCCGCCATCATTTTTACAACATGTATTCCAGCAAGTCTGCATTGAAAGAAAACCTCTCAG GTTCTGTGCCGAGCGATTGAGCTCCCTGTTGCATACATTGGAACTCCCAGATGTTCAAGATTATGGACCTCTTACACTGATTGCAAATTTTGCCACCCTTGTAAGCACTTACAATAAag GGTTTAATCTTATTATTGAACCCTTTGATGACAGAACGCCAACTATACCCAACCCTATTCTCCACTTCAG TTGTATGGATGCCTCCATTGCTATAAAGCCTGTGTTTGATAGATTTCAGTCTGTAGTCATCACATCAGGG ACCTTGTCACCAATAGATATGTACCCCAAGATTCTTGACTTTCGCCCTGTCACCATGGCAACATTTACCATGACTCTTGCCAGAATTTGCCTTTGTCCCATG ATTGTGGGCAGGGGAAACGACCAAGTTGCCATGACAACAAAGTTTGAAACACGAGATGACATGT CTGTAATCCGTAACTATGGCAACCTTTTGGCAGAAATGTCAGGAGTGGTGCCTGATGGGATTGTCTGTTTCTTCACCAGTTACCAGTACATG GAGGCAGTTGTTTCCATTTGGCACGATCag GGTATTATTAGCAACATTCAAAGAAACAAGCTGCTTTTCATTGAAACACAGGATGCAGCAGAAACCAGTTTAGCCCTTCATAATTATCAAAAG GCTTGTGAAAATGGAAGAGGTGCTATATTACTTTCAGTAGCAAGAGGAAAAGTTTCCGAGGGAATCGATTTCG ATCACCACTTTGGTAGGGCGGTCATAATGTTTGGTATTCCTTATGTCTACACACAAAGCAGAATTTTAAAG gcGAGACTTGAGTATCTTAGAGCGCAGTTTAACATCAGAGAAAACGACTTCCTTACTTTTGACGCTATGAGGCATGCAGCTCag TGCGTTGGTCGAGCCATCCGAGGAAAAACAGATTATGGGATCATGGTATTTGCTGACAAG aGGTTTTTTAAAGTTGATAAAAGAGGCAAACTACCAAAGTGGATTCAG GAATACTTAAAAGAGGGCGTCTGCAACCTCTCTATTGACGAAGCAGTTCAA ATTAGTAAGAGGTTCCTGAGGCAAATGGCTCAACCTTTTGATAAG GGTGATCAACTTGGCCTGTCGCTTCTTACTGTGGAGCAGGTGGAATCTGAAGAGTTTCAGAAACGAATCTTACAGACGGCTGTTGCTTAA